The following are encoded in a window of Amblyraja radiata isolate CabotCenter1 chromosome 7, sAmbRad1.1.pri, whole genome shotgun sequence genomic DNA:
- the trak2 gene encoding trafficking kinesin-binding protein 2 isoform X2, with protein sequence MILSSERVDQMTRTYNDIDMVTHLLAERDRDLELAARIGQSLLQRNRVLSERNDLLEEQLAQAYDQVNQLQHELSKKDELLRIVASASEESESDSSCSTPLRHNESFYLSHSLMQLDALQSKLRELEDENLSLRSEACHLKTETINYEEKEQQLVNDCVKELREANVHISNLADDLSRKNDDIARHQEEITNLLSQIVELQLKVKECAIEKEELKQHLQASKDAQRQLTAELLEVQDHNAECLGMLHESQEEVKELRNKSTSCSLNRPQSCSMFPMNSLAAEIEGSMRRELNLEESPVQDQRSQRRRVFQTVRSINETIQSHMPASPLGSIPGSGCSSVIMTMKPTDSKTTNSSADEAGSHCEQSKVGEPGTPGGRDLSTALRRLSLRQENYLSEKMFFESERDRKLMDMATEEEAGCSTPTESIMSTGTNLSDLTDMSCFSGVSSSYRTFLPEKLQIVKPIEGSMTLHQWQQLAQPNLGTILAERPGVLTKGFELHPEDSIYHLSDLEEDSEEGITFKAQHSSTPEDKKEKKLEKEKAPSKGIEAPPDIFLPINSLSNDSTAVRNPGKCLSQTNSTYTFTTCRILHPTDIVQISASTGYAPVPNAASSSVNVITSPSTPIATCRPSIGESFTKRRESTTTLSTTSSLQKLLQDRGISAGVYHCPLLQTPPVVPPKMLPIPRTPPNSPSRSPCLSPLPFDMRGAIDNFLASRPAETLLHEVYCLKHGRSGADYAPTSLNLVKKLQKMGITQAVAPWNTPEGDDSQERKAKQHLQESAMFMGTGSSLLGALRRNQSLPSVLGGFGKPIPKMGTFSEEKTETKLVLPANE encoded by the exons TTCTCAGTTCTGAAAGGGTGGATCAGATGACTAGGACGTACAATGATATTGACATGGTCACACACCTTCTGGCTGAG AGAGATCGTGACTTGGAATTGGCTGCTCGTATCGGACAATCTTTACTGCAACGGAACAGAGTACTGTCTGAAAGAAATGATCTCTTGGAGGAACAGTTGGCGCAGGCTTATGATCAA GTTAACCAACTGCAGCATGAGCTGTCAAAGAAGGATGAGCTCCTGCGAATTGTGGCCAGTGCTTCTGAGGAGAGTGAATCTGACTCCAGCTGCTCCACGCCCCTCCGCCATAATGAGTCCTTTTATTTGTCGCACAGTTTGATGCAGTTGGATGCATTGCAGAGTAAACTGCGAGAACTAGAGGATGAAAATCTCTCCCTCCGTTCTGAG GCTTGTCACCTGAAGACTGAAACTATCAActatgaagagaaggaacagCAGCTGGTCAATGACTGTGTGAAGGAGTTGA GGGAAGCAAACGTACACATTTCTAACCTGGCAGATGATCTTTCCAGAAAGAATGATGACATTGCTCGACACCAGGAGGAGATTACCAATCTACTCAGTCAAATCGTAGAACTTCAACTTAAAGTCAAAGAG TGTGCCATTGAGAAAGAAGAACTGAAGCAACATTTACAGGCATCTAAAGATGCCCAGAGACAGCTTACAGCAGAG CTGTTGGAAGTACAGGATCATAATGCTGAGTGTTTGGGAATGTTACATGAATCTCAGGAGGAAGTAAAAGAATTGCGGAACAAATCAACATCATGCTCACTTAACAGACCACAATCCTGCAGTATGTTCCCTATG AATTCATTGGCTGCGGAGATTGAGGGAAGTATGCGCAGAGAGCTAAACCTGGAAGAGTCGCCCGTTCAAGATCAAAG GAGCCAACGCAGACGAGTTTTCCAGACAGTCAGAAGTATCAATGAAACCATACAATCACACATGCCAGCTTCTCCTTTGGGATCTATTCCAGGATCTGGTTGCTCATCTGTTATCATGACCATGAAACCAACTGATTCAAAAACGACAAATAGCTCAGCTGATGAAGCTGGTTCCCATTG TGAACAGTCTAAAGTTGGAGAGCCAGGCACACCGGGTGGCAGAGACCTGTCCACTGCTCTGCGCCGTCTTTCTCTGCGTCAGGAGAATTACCTGAGTGAGAAGATGTTCTTTGAAAGTGAGCGGGACAGGAAGCTGATGGACATGGCGACAGAGGAGGAGGCCGGGTGCAGTACTCCAACAGAGAGTATCATGTCCACTGGGACCAACCTCAGCGATCTAACAGATATGTCTTGCTTTTCTGGGGTGTCCAGTTCTTACCGAACATTCCTACCTGAGAAACTACAGATTGTGAAACCAATTGAGG GCTCAATGACTTTACACCAGTGGCAACAACTAGCGCAGCCTAATCTGGGCACTATTTTAGCCGAACGGCCCGGGGTCCTCACTAAAGGCTTTGAACTACATCCAGAAGATAGCATCTACCACCTCTCCGATCTGGAGGAGGACAGCGAGGAAGGAATCACCTTCAAAGCTCAGCATTCTTCCACCCCTGAGGATAAGAAAGAGAAGAAGCTGGAGAAAGAGAAGGCGCCTTCAAAAGGGATAGAAGCACCACCAGACATTTTTCTGCCAATAAATAGCCTCTCTAATGATTCAACAGCTG TGCGGAACCCAGGCAAATGTCTGTCACAGACCAACTCAACCTACACCTTCACTACCTGTAGGATCCTTCATCCCACTGACATTGTTCAAATCTCAGCAAG TACCGGATATGCTCCAGTGCCAAACGCAGCGAGTTCATCCGTCAACGTGATCACCAGTCCCAGTACCCCTATCGCAACTTGCCGGCCAAGCATTGGTGAATCCTTCACAAAGAGGAGGGAGTCGACTACTACTCTGAGCACTACCAGCAGCTTGCAAAAGCTCTTGCAAGATCGTGGAATCTCTGCTGGAGTTTATCATTGTCCCCTACTGCAAACCCCACCAGTGGTTCCTCCCAAAATGCTACCTATACCCCGTACCCCACCAAACTCTCCCTCCCGCTCCCCATGCCTGTCGCCATTGCCCTTTGACATGCGGGGAGCTATTGATAACTTCCTTGCCTCACGACCTGCGGAGACGCTGCTCCACGAAGTCTACTGCCTGAAGCATGGGCGGAGCGGTGCCGACTATGCTCCCACCAGTCTGAACCTGGTCAAGAAATTGCAAAAAATGGGAATAACCCAAGCTGTGGCTCCATGGAATACCCCGGAGGGTGATGACAGCCAAGAACGAAAGGCCAAGCAGCACCTCCAGGAATCGGCAATGTTCATGGGGACTGGCAGCAGCCTGCTAGGAGCCTTGAGACGGAACCAGAGTCTTCCCAGTGTACTTGGTGGATTCGGCAAGCCAATACCAAAAATGGGCACCTTCAGCGAGGAGAAGACAGAAACCAAATTGGTTTTACCTGCAAACGAATGA
- the trak2 gene encoding trafficking kinesin-binding protein 2 isoform X1, translated as MPENKPMNVDQKETGTITDVCSSEELPEVELVSLIEDQLPQYHLRAESLYLYQNKDWEQTSEHPGHASSGLSPTQAEEAFRYMILSSERVDQMTRTYNDIDMVTHLLAERDRDLELAARIGQSLLQRNRVLSERNDLLEEQLAQAYDQVNQLQHELSKKDELLRIVASASEESESDSSCSTPLRHNESFYLSHSLMQLDALQSKLRELEDENLSLRSEACHLKTETINYEEKEQQLVNDCVKELREANVHISNLADDLSRKNDDIARHQEEITNLLSQIVELQLKVKECAIEKEELKQHLQASKDAQRQLTAELLEVQDHNAECLGMLHESQEEVKELRNKSTSCSLNRPQSCSMFPMNSLAAEIEGSMRRELNLEESPVQDQRSQRRRVFQTVRSINETIQSHMPASPLGSIPGSGCSSVIMTMKPTDSKTTNSSADEAGSHCEQSKVGEPGTPGGRDLSTALRRLSLRQENYLSEKMFFESERDRKLMDMATEEEAGCSTPTESIMSTGTNLSDLTDMSCFSGVSSSYRTFLPEKLQIVKPIEGSMTLHQWQQLAQPNLGTILAERPGVLTKGFELHPEDSIYHLSDLEEDSEEGITFKAQHSSTPEDKKEKKLEKEKAPSKGIEAPPDIFLPINSLSNDSTAVRNPGKCLSQTNSTYTFTTCRILHPTDIVQISASTGYAPVPNAASSSVNVITSPSTPIATCRPSIGESFTKRRESTTTLSTTSSLQKLLQDRGISAGVYHCPLLQTPPVVPPKMLPIPRTPPNSPSRSPCLSPLPFDMRGAIDNFLASRPAETLLHEVYCLKHGRSGADYAPTSLNLVKKLQKMGITQAVAPWNTPEGDDSQERKAKQHLQESAMFMGTGSSLLGALRRNQSLPSVLGGFGKPIPKMGTFSEEKTETKLVLPANE; from the exons TTCTCAGTTCTGAAAGGGTGGATCAGATGACTAGGACGTACAATGATATTGACATGGTCACACACCTTCTGGCTGAG AGAGATCGTGACTTGGAATTGGCTGCTCGTATCGGACAATCTTTACTGCAACGGAACAGAGTACTGTCTGAAAGAAATGATCTCTTGGAGGAACAGTTGGCGCAGGCTTATGATCAA GTTAACCAACTGCAGCATGAGCTGTCAAAGAAGGATGAGCTCCTGCGAATTGTGGCCAGTGCTTCTGAGGAGAGTGAATCTGACTCCAGCTGCTCCACGCCCCTCCGCCATAATGAGTCCTTTTATTTGTCGCACAGTTTGATGCAGTTGGATGCATTGCAGAGTAAACTGCGAGAACTAGAGGATGAAAATCTCTCCCTCCGTTCTGAG GCTTGTCACCTGAAGACTGAAACTATCAActatgaagagaaggaacagCAGCTGGTCAATGACTGTGTGAAGGAGTTGA GGGAAGCAAACGTACACATTTCTAACCTGGCAGATGATCTTTCCAGAAAGAATGATGACATTGCTCGACACCAGGAGGAGATTACCAATCTACTCAGTCAAATCGTAGAACTTCAACTTAAAGTCAAAGAG TGTGCCATTGAGAAAGAAGAACTGAAGCAACATTTACAGGCATCTAAAGATGCCCAGAGACAGCTTACAGCAGAG CTGTTGGAAGTACAGGATCATAATGCTGAGTGTTTGGGAATGTTACATGAATCTCAGGAGGAAGTAAAAGAATTGCGGAACAAATCAACATCATGCTCACTTAACAGACCACAATCCTGCAGTATGTTCCCTATG AATTCATTGGCTGCGGAGATTGAGGGAAGTATGCGCAGAGAGCTAAACCTGGAAGAGTCGCCCGTTCAAGATCAAAG GAGCCAACGCAGACGAGTTTTCCAGACAGTCAGAAGTATCAATGAAACCATACAATCACACATGCCAGCTTCTCCTTTGGGATCTATTCCAGGATCTGGTTGCTCATCTGTTATCATGACCATGAAACCAACTGATTCAAAAACGACAAATAGCTCAGCTGATGAAGCTGGTTCCCATTG TGAACAGTCTAAAGTTGGAGAGCCAGGCACACCGGGTGGCAGAGACCTGTCCACTGCTCTGCGCCGTCTTTCTCTGCGTCAGGAGAATTACCTGAGTGAGAAGATGTTCTTTGAAAGTGAGCGGGACAGGAAGCTGATGGACATGGCGACAGAGGAGGAGGCCGGGTGCAGTACTCCAACAGAGAGTATCATGTCCACTGGGACCAACCTCAGCGATCTAACAGATATGTCTTGCTTTTCTGGGGTGTCCAGTTCTTACCGAACATTCCTACCTGAGAAACTACAGATTGTGAAACCAATTGAGG GCTCAATGACTTTACACCAGTGGCAACAACTAGCGCAGCCTAATCTGGGCACTATTTTAGCCGAACGGCCCGGGGTCCTCACTAAAGGCTTTGAACTACATCCAGAAGATAGCATCTACCACCTCTCCGATCTGGAGGAGGACAGCGAGGAAGGAATCACCTTCAAAGCTCAGCATTCTTCCACCCCTGAGGATAAGAAAGAGAAGAAGCTGGAGAAAGAGAAGGCGCCTTCAAAAGGGATAGAAGCACCACCAGACATTTTTCTGCCAATAAATAGCCTCTCTAATGATTCAACAGCTG TGCGGAACCCAGGCAAATGTCTGTCACAGACCAACTCAACCTACACCTTCACTACCTGTAGGATCCTTCATCCCACTGACATTGTTCAAATCTCAGCAAG TACCGGATATGCTCCAGTGCCAAACGCAGCGAGTTCATCCGTCAACGTGATCACCAGTCCCAGTACCCCTATCGCAACTTGCCGGCCAAGCATTGGTGAATCCTTCACAAAGAGGAGGGAGTCGACTACTACTCTGAGCACTACCAGCAGCTTGCAAAAGCTCTTGCAAGATCGTGGAATCTCTGCTGGAGTTTATCATTGTCCCCTACTGCAAACCCCACCAGTGGTTCCTCCCAAAATGCTACCTATACCCCGTACCCCACCAAACTCTCCCTCCCGCTCCCCATGCCTGTCGCCATTGCCCTTTGACATGCGGGGAGCTATTGATAACTTCCTTGCCTCACGACCTGCGGAGACGCTGCTCCACGAAGTCTACTGCCTGAAGCATGGGCGGAGCGGTGCCGACTATGCTCCCACCAGTCTGAACCTGGTCAAGAAATTGCAAAAAATGGGAATAACCCAAGCTGTGGCTCCATGGAATACCCCGGAGGGTGATGACAGCCAAGAACGAAAGGCCAAGCAGCACCTCCAGGAATCGGCAATGTTCATGGGGACTGGCAGCAGCCTGCTAGGAGCCTTGAGACGGAACCAGAGTCTTCCCAGTGTACTTGGTGGATTCGGCAAGCCAATACCAAAAATGGGCACCTTCAGCGAGGAGAAGACAGAAACCAAATTGGTTTTACCTGCAAACGAATGA